ATAGCGCCGCTTCAACCCTTCCTGCGCTAAGTGTTTCAGGTATGCAAAGTCGTCTGCATAACCCTCAGGTGACTGGTATCGCGGCAGGTTTAACCTCACCCGACTGAAATCCAAGAGCAGGTTGCACCGGTCCGCCACCTCCTTTGTTCGCTCAACTGCTCCCGGAATATCAGAGAACAGGTGCTCCATCTCTTGGGGCGAACGGAAGTAGAACTGGTCTGAGGTCATCTTCAGCCGGCCTGAATCTGCCAGCTTTTTACCAGTCTGGATGCAGACGAGCACTTCGTGCGCCTTGGCGTCTTCGGGTTTCAGATAGTGGCAGTCGTTCGTTGCGACAATCGGGATGCCAAGCGACTCGGATAGCTCGATGATGCCAGGAATTATCTGTTCCTGCTCCGGAACCCCCGCCCGCATCACTTCGAGATAGAAGTTGTCCGGCCCCAGGATTTCCTGATACTGGGCCGCAGCCTTCATCGCGCGCTCCGGCTCTCCTCGACGCAGGAAGTAGTTCACCTCGCCCTTCAGACAACCAGAGAGCGCGATAAGGCCTTTCGCGTAGCTACCAAGCAACTCCTTGTCAATGCGCGGCCGGTAGTAGAAACCTTCAAGGTATCCGAGCGTAGTAAGTTTCATCAAGTTATAGTAGCCGGTCTCGTCCTGCGCGAGTAGCGTCAGGTGAAAGCTAGCTTCCGGAATCTCGGCATGCACCTTGCGTTCACGCCGGTCACCTGGTGCGACATACAACTCGGCTCCAATAATCGGTTTCACTCCTGCTTCCTGAGCCGCTCTGTAGAACTCAATCGCCCCGAACATGTTGCCATGGTCGGTGATGGCAAGCGCCGGCATTCCGAAGCTTGCCGCCAGCTTCGCCAGATCTTCTACCCGCGACGCACCGTCAAGGAGACTATATTGGGAATGATTATGCAGGTGGACGAAACTTACCGTGCTCTTTCTTGTGGGCACGACTTCTTATAGTCGTGACACCGGGCTCTGTCAACATGAGACTGGTCAAGCCCGGCGTTTCTCACTGACAACAAAGCGTAATCCCTGGGACCCCACATCCCTCCGTTTCTTCCCCTTACGTACCGTCCGGATGGCTCTAGCGGAGTTCCGCGTCAGCCTACGGCTTTGACTCGAACTCGAGGTGCAGCTTGAGCTGGTTGCCCGCGGTGTACTCGGGCGGCAGGGGCGGCAGCTTCTCGGTCGCAAGTAGCGCCCTGACGCAGGAAGCGTCGTAGCCCGCATCACCTGAACCCTTCTCAAGCTTCACCCCGGTTATGGTCCCGTCCTCCTCAACCACGAAGTACACCGTGGCCCGAATGGTACGCGGCTGGCCCGCATACGGGTTGACCCAGTTGTCCGCTATCTTGGCAAGAATGATGTTCAGGTAGTATGCATAGCCCAGAGCGTCCGCGCCTTCAATGCGCGCGCCGAGCCCGTGCTTCTTGACTACGCTTTCCTTCTTCTGCGATTCTGACTTGGGTTTAGGTCTGGGCTCAGGCGCAACTTGAGGCCTGGGCTTCGGCTCGACTAGGTGTGTAGCCGGCGTCTCGACCGCGGGCTGAGGCGAACCTGGATTGACAATCTGGATGGTAATCACATTGGGCCGGCGAGTATCGCGGGCGCGATTCATACCGGTTGCAATCCCGAGGGCGGCGAACAGCGCCAAGTGGCCAACAAAAGAGAATAACAGGTCGCGCTTCACGTAGTCAGCCGCCTTCCCTCATTCTGCATCCGACTTCTGCAATCTCACCGCTGATTTCATCTGGGGCTGGCGATTTCATTTCGGTAGCGCAACCAGACCGATGTTGGTGATTCCCTGTTCGCGCACGGCGGAGAGTACTTCCATTATCGTGCCGTAGTCTACCTTCTTGTCCGCACGCAGGAATACGCGGTCGTAGTTGCCCTTGGCCCATTGCTCACCAAGGACCCGGGGGAACGCGGTCAAGCTGACAAGCTTGCGCCCGACATAGATTTCGCCGTTCTGTCGCACGCTTATTTCCAGGCCTTCCTTGGAGCTCACATCAAGGGTGGACGCTCGGGGCAAGTCAAGCTCAATGCTCTGCAGCCGGCTGAACGCAGTTGAGACCCCGGCGATAAGGAAGATAACCATCAGCGTAAAGCTCACGTCCGCAAGCGACGTAACGTTCATCTCAGCCAAGAGCTTGAGCTTACGTTCTCTCCTCATGCGAATTGGACACTAGTCACTAGGACTGTAAGGCACACCAAGATTCGACGCCGGAGGAGAAACCGGCATTATCCTACTCTACTTACGGTCGCGTGTTTGGATTCCAAGTGTCTGTACCCTCGAGCTGGGAGTAGATTATCTCTCGGCGTAGAATGCCAGTGAGCTCAGAGGAGAAGCGCTCCATCTCGGACTGGAGGTTGCGCACCCGACCAACGAAGTAGTTGTAGAAGAATGCGGCCGGAATCGCCACAACCAGACCCATTATTGTGGTGATGAGTGCGTCCGAGATGCCGGGTGCAATCGTCTGGAGAGTTGGAATCTGAGTCGTGCGCAGCCCGAGGAACGTTGCGAGCACGCCCTGCACTGTTCCCAGAAGCCCAAGGAACGGTGCAACCATTGTTGTGATAGACAGGAATGGAAGCCAGCCTTCGAGTCTATCCGACTCCCGCGATGCGGCCCGGTCCATCGCCTCAGTAATATTGGGAATGAGCTGCTGAAGTAGTTCTGCGCCCTGTACTGTACCATGAAAATCCTTGCGCAGCTTCTGCCATTCTTCGACTCCAGCAAGAAGCAGGCTGGACAAGGGCGAGGCGCGCATGGTCCGCGCTACCTGCTCATAGTCGCCGAGCCGCGTCCGTAGCCCGAACAGGTTCAGAAACTGCCTAGTCTGCTGCGCCGCTCGGCGCACATACCGCGCCTTGCGTAGAATCACCGCCCAACTGACAATAGACATGACAAGCAAGACCAGGATGACAATTTGGGCGAACAGCCC
This genomic window from candidate division WOR-3 bacterium contains:
- a CDS encoding TonB family protein, encoding MKRDLLFSFVGHLALFAALGIATGMNRARDTRRPNVITIQIVNPGSPQPAVETPATHLVEPKPRPQVAPEPRPKPKSESQKKESVVKKHGLGARIEGADALGYAYYLNIILAKIADNWVNPYAGQPRTIRATVYFVVEEDGTITGVKLEKGSGDAGYDASCVRALLATEKLPPLPPEYTAGNQLKLHLEFESKP
- a CDS encoding biopolymer transporter ExbD, which gives rise to MRRERKLKLLAEMNVTSLADVSFTLMVIFLIAGVSTAFSRLQSIELDLPRASTLDVSSKEGLEISVRQNGEIYVGRKLVSLTAFPRVLGEQWAKGNYDRVFLRADKKVDYGTIMEVLSAVREQGITNIGLVALPK
- a CDS encoding MotA/TolQ/ExbB proton channel family protein, with product MISTAPPSGGFFGPFIHAGLFAQIVILVLLVMSIVSWAVILRKARYVRRAAQQTRQFLNLFGLRTRLGDYEQVARTMRASPLSSLLLAGVEEWQKLRKDFHGTVQGAELLQQLIPNITEAMDRAASRESDRLEGWLPFLSITTMVAPFLGLLGTVQGVLATFLGLRTTQIPTLQTIAPGISDALITTIMGLVVAIPAAFFYNYFVGRVRNLQSEMERFSSELTGILRREIIYSQLEGTDTWNPNTRP